One Thermoplasmata archaeon genomic window, CGGCCGCCCTGATCCTCGCCTGCGCCTTCGGCGCTCTGCTCGTCGGGGAGTTCACGCTGATCCGGGCGATCGGGTTCTCCGTCGCCGTGGCGGTCATCCTGGACGCGATGGTCGTGCGGACCTACCTGGTCCCCGCCTCCCTCCAGTTGCTCGGGGAGCGGGTGTGGAGCCTCACCGGCCGCCGGCCGGGCGCTCCGGCGCCGACCCCGGCGGCCGCGGACCCGGCGCCGGCCGAGGCGGCCGGCCGCCCGGCGCCGCCTAGCTCCTGAGGAACGCCGCGCGCGCCCGGGCGATGTGCTCCTCGGGCGACGACGAGTCGACGACGTCGATCACCCGGCCGCCCGCGTCGATCAGGAAGGTGACGCGACGGGCCGAGCCCCGGGGGCCGAGCACCCCGTAGCGACCGGCCACGTCCTTGGACGTGTCCGCGATCAGCGGGAACGGGAGCCCGTACTTGTCGCGGAACGCCTTCTGGGCCGGGCAGTCGTCGATGCTCACCCCGACCACGTTCACCTTCTTCGCCTGGAACTCGCCGTAGACGTCCCGGAATCCCTTGGCCTCGATCGTGCAGCCGGGCGTGTCGGCCCGCGGATAGAAGTACAGGACGACCGGCGCACCCCGCAGTCCGGCCAGGTGGAACGGGCGGCCGTCGAAGTTCGGCGCGGTGAAGTCCGGGGCGGTCTCTCCGATGGCGACCATCGCGCGCCCATCGGAGCGAGCGTATTTGAGCGGTGCCGGCGGGCCTGACGTCCCTAGGCGCTGGAGACCGTGACGAGAGTCTCGGTCGACTTGATGCCAGGGATCGAGCGGATCTTGTGGACGACGGTGTCGAGCGCCTCGTTGATGCGGGGCGCCTGGACCTTGACGATGAGATCGAACGGGCCCGTGACCGCCTGGACCTCCGTGACGCCGGGAACCGCCCGCATGCGCCGCAGCACGTCCTCGAGCCGCCCGATCTCGATCTCGACCAGGAGGTACAGTGTCTCCACCGGCCCATCCTCGCCGGGCGGCGAATGGGGCGCCCTTCATCAAGCTAGCGCGCCGGCGGGCCGGAGCCGCCGCGTCCCCGGCCGGCGTGTCCCAAAGTCTTAAGGGCGGCGCGGGACCGACGGGAGCGATGGAACTGCGCCTGCCCGACACGCTCACGGGTCGGCGGCGGCCGGTGCCTCACCTCCCCGGCCGGGGGGTCACGCTCTACGTCTGCGGTCCGACCGTCTACGACCGCGCGCACGTCGGGCACGCACGGACCTACCTCTACTTCGACATCGCCCGCCGCTTCCTGGAGGCCGAGGGGCTGCGCGTACGCCACGTCATGAACATCACCGACTTCGAGGACAAGATCGACGCGCGCGCGCGCGAGCTCGGGATGAGCTGGCGGGCGCTCGCCGGGCGCGAGGAGCGCCGATTCCTGCGCGACCTCCGCGCGCTCGGAATCCGCCTGCCCGGTCGGTGCCCGCGCGCGAGCGCGTTCGTGCCGCAGATGATCCGGGTCGGGCGGCAGCTCGAGCGGACGGGCCGGGTCCGCGCCGAAGGGGACGAGCAGATCTACTCGCCGCCGCCTCGGCCGCCGGGCACGAACTTCTCCACGGACCGTCAGCTCGCGAGCCACGCGGTCGCCGAGCCGGGCCACCCGTTCCCGTCCACGGGGGCCGGCGTCGGCGAGTTCATGATCTGGCGGCGACAGGGCCCGCCCAAGCCGTCGTGGCCCAGCCCGTGGGGACGCGGCGTGCCCGGCTGGCACCTCGAGTGCTACGCGATGGCCCAGCGGTACCTCGGCCTGCCGGTCGACCTGCACGGAGGCGCGATCGACCTGATCTACCCGCACCACTACGCCGAGAACGAGATCGCGCTCGCCCTGCGGGGCACCCGATTTTCCCGGGTCTTCCTCCACACCGGCTTCGTGCTGCTCGACGGCGCGAAG contains:
- a CDS encoding class I tRNA ligase family protein, which translates into the protein MELRLPDTLTGRRRPVPHLPGRGVTLYVCGPTVYDRAHVGHARTYLYFDIARRFLEAEGLRVRHVMNITDFEDKIDARARELGMSWRALAGREERRFLRDLRALGIRLPGRCPRASAFVPQMIRVGRQLERTGRVRAEGDEQIYSPPPRPPGTNFSTDRQLASHAVAEPGHPFPSTGAGVGEFMIWRRQGPPKPSWPSPWGRGVPGWHLECYAMAQRYLGLPVDLHGGAIDLIYPHHYAENEIALALRGTRFSRVFLHTGFVLLDGAKMSKSVGNLVPLRTALDQVGPGPLRWYLLGTPLSKRLAWDPRALARAQAEFRTVRRAVRSFVRAVPSGRGRSASVRALSEGIRRDLASGLAVERAYDRLRRWAARRPRGAGGRAAPGERSAARAALLDIQERTGLPLL
- a CDS encoding peroxiredoxin produces the protein MVAIGETAPDFTAPNFDGRPFHLAGLRGAPVVLYFYPRADTPGCTIEAKGFRDVYGEFQAKKVNVVGVSIDDCPAQKAFRDKYGLPFPLIADTSKDVAGRYGVLGPRGSARRVTFLIDAGGRVIDVVDSSSPEEHIARARAAFLRS
- a CDS encoding Lrp/AsnC ligand binding domain-containing protein, which codes for METLYLLVEIEIGRLEDVLRRMRAVPGVTEVQAVTGPFDLIVKVQAPRINEALDTVVHKIRSIPGIKSTETLVTVSSA